In Corylus avellana chromosome ca2, CavTom2PMs-1.0, the following proteins share a genomic window:
- the LOC132173098 gene encoding non-specific lipid-transfer protein-like has protein sequence MEKKMMGCAVWAFGLMFLVLNASGSPSNDISCKDAITTLIPCQPFLVGSDPASPTAACCLGAQNVVKQATTPEARKALCECFKKSGKDMGVKPEKVKQIPDLCKIDVPVPIDPDVDCSKIQ, from the exons atggagaagaaaatgatGGGTTGTGCTGTATGGGCCTTCGGGTTGATGTTTTTGGTCCTAAATGCAAGTGGGAGCCCTTCCAATGACATATCATGCAAGGATGCTATAACAACTTTGATACCGTGCCAGCCGTTCTTGGTGGGTTCTGACCCAGCGTCGCCCACTGCTGCCTGCTGTCTAGGTGCACAAAATGTGGTGAAACAGGCTACCACCCCTGAAGCACGCAAGGCTCTGTGTGAGTGTTTCAAAAAGTCTGGAAAAGATATGGGTGTTAAGCCTGAAAAAGTTAAACAAATTCCCGATCTCTGCAAAATCGACGTTCCTGTACCCATTGATCCCGATGTAGACTGCAGCAa AATCCAATGA
- the LOC132168416 gene encoding non-specific lipid-transfer protein A-like produces the protein MENKMMGCAVLAFGLMFLVLNASGRPSNDISCMDALTSLLPCQSFLVGSGPASPTVACCLGAQNVLKQATTPETRKVLCECFKKAGKDMGVKPEKAKQIPDLCKIDVPVPIDPDVDCSKIQ, from the exons atggAGAACAAAATGATGGGTTGTGCTGTATTGGCCTTCGGGTTGATGTTTTTGGTCCTAAATGCAAGTGGGAGGCCTTCGAATGACATATCATGCATGGATGCTTTAACAAGTTTGTTGCCGTGCCAATCATTCTTGGTGGGTTCTGGCCCAGCGTCGCCCACTGTTGCTTGTTGCCTAGGTGCACAAAATGTGCTGAAACAGGCTACCACCCCTGAAACACGCAAGGTTCTGTGTGAGTGTTTCAAAAAGGCTGGAAAAGATATGGGTGTTAAGCCTGAGAAAGCTAAACAAATTCCCGATCTCTGCAAAATCGATGTTCCTGTACCCATTGACCCCGATGTGGACTGCAGCAA AATCCAATGA
- the LOC132168682 gene encoding non-specific lipid-transfer protein AP10-like: MEKKMMGCVVLAFGLMFLALNASGRPSNDISCTDAVIDLLPCQSFLVSYGPALPTDACCQGAQAVLNQATTIEIRKSLCECFKKVGKDMNVNPEKAKQLPSLCKIDTPVPIDIDPNMDCSKIQ; encoded by the exons atggagaagaaaatgatGGGTTGTGTTGTATTGGCCTTTGGGTTGATGTTTTTGGCCTTAAATGCAAGTGGGAGACCTTCGAATGACATATCATGCACAGATGCTGTAATAGATTTGTTGCCGTGCCAGTCGTTTTTGGTGAGTTATGGCCCAGCGTTGCCCACTGATGCCTGCTGTCAAGGTGCACAGGCTGTGCTGAACCAGGCTACCACCATTGAAATACGCAAATCTCTATGCGAGTGTTTCAAAAAGGTTGGAAAAGATATGAATGTTAACCCTGAGAAAGCTAAACAACTTCCCTCTCTCTGCAAGATCGACACTCCCGTACCCATTGACATTGACCCCAATATGGACTGCAGCAA AATCCAATGA
- the LOC132173093 gene encoding RPM1-interacting protein 4-like, with protein sequence MAQNSHVPKFGNWDDNDSIPYTIYFENARKDKGGVKMMNPNDPEENPEAFMCMREGLAVNVNSNNSISSSEKQQNKGGHSRPPAHPRNNIITSSNQQKSGSHRRITSESGSERSGSDYSLMQPGHRRVRSDMKKKKNTSSDHGSNSFSTSGTRHSTSRERTAGSYSSNDHMTAHHKVASVPKFGAWDESDPKSGEGFTVIFNKVKEEKQIAATQFASEPTQSSYYSNAHGHGRSSSRSKICCCLFSSESDQ encoded by the exons ATGGCG CAAAACTCACATGTCCCAAAATTTGGCAACTGGGACGACAATGATAGCATACCATACACAATCTACTTTGAAAATGCACGGAAAGATAAGGGAGGGGTGAAGATGATGAACCCAAACGATCCAGAGGAGAATCCAGAGGCCTTCATGTGCATGAGAGAAGGGTTGGCAGTTAATGTCAACTCCAACAActcaatttcttcttcagaaAAACAGCAGAATAAGGGGGGGCATTCAAGGCCTCCTGCTCATCCCAGGAACAATAttattactagttcgaatcaacAAAAAAGTGGGAGCCACAGGAGAATCACATCAGAATCTGGCAGCGAAAGAAGCGGCTCTGATTATTCACTCATGCAGCCTGGTCATCGACGTGTGAGGTCTgacatgaagaagaagaagaacactTCGTCTGATCATGGAAGTAATAGCTTCTCCACGTCAGGGACCCGACATAGTACTAGTAGAGAGAGAACAGCTGGAAGCTATTCCTCTAATGATCACATGACAGCT CATCATAAAGTAGCATCGGTACCCAAATTTGGGGCTTGGGATGAATCGGACCCTAAATCAGGAGAAGGATTTACTGTCATATTCAACAAAGTGAAAGAGGAAAAACAGATTGCGGCTACCCAGTTCGCATCTGAGCCAACACAATCAAGCTATTATTCGAATGCCCATGGCCATGGACGATCTTCCTCTAGATCAAAG ATATGTTGCTGTCTGTTTTCAAGTGAAAGTGATCAGTGA